Within the Thermosynechococcaceae cyanobacterium Okahandja genome, the region TCGGGGAGTCACTATGCCGCGTCGTCGTAAACAATTTCCTTGCGGTCATCAAGGCTATGGCCAAGTGTGCCATCGCTGTGCCCAAGCGCAGGCGGTAAAGGCACAGGAAGATATCCTGCGGGAGCGAGCGCGGCTAGAGCGCCAAGAATGGCAGGCCACGTTTGCGGCGGATGTGATTGAACTACAGGGACTGCCTAAAACCATTGTCCTCAAAGCTCGCCAAGTGATTGCTGAACTGATGGCGGGCACCGACTATCGTCAGTTTAAGGGCAAGCGCCTGAACCACGACCGCAGCGTGATTAGCATTCCCCTCAGCTACGATTACCGCTTGATTTGCCATGATGTGGGCGATCGCATCGAACCCCGCAGTGTCCTCTCCCATGAAGACTACAACGTCAAAAAACCCAAAGGTTAGGAGCAACCCGTGAACGTCATTGTCATCGGCAGTGGTGGGCGTGAACATGCCATTGCCTGGAAGCTGTTAGAGTCTCCCCAAGTGAGCCATGTGTTTTGTTTGCCGGGGAATGGGGGCACCGCCTGCCTCGATCGCTGCACGAACGTGGCCATTGAAGCCACAGATCTGGCCGCCATTGGCCAATTTGCCCAGGATCAGCAGGTGGACTTGGTGGTGGTCGGCCCAGAAGTGCCCCTCGCCGCAGGGGTGGCAGACAACCTGCGCGCCCTAGGGATTCCCGTCTTTGGCCCCGGGCAAGCGGGCGCACAAATTGAAGCCAGTAAGGCATGGGCAAAGGCGCTGATGCAGGAGGCCAACATCCCCACCGCTACCGCAAAGGTGTTTACCACCTATCCTGAGGCGATCGCCTACGTCCAGCAACAGGGTGCCCCGATTGTGATTAAGGCGGATGGCCTAGCGGCGGGGAAAGGGGTCACCGTTGCCACCACCGAAGCACAGGCGATCGCGGCCCTTGAGCGCGTCTTTGGCGGTGAGTTTGGAGCGGCAGGCCAGCAAGTGGTGATTGAATCGGTACTCGAAGGGCAGGAGGTCTCGGTTTTAGCGGTCACAGACGGTCAGACGATTGTGCCCCTACTGCCCGCTCAAGATCACAAGCGCATTGGCGAAGGGGATACCGGCGCGAATACCGGTGGTATGGGGGTCTATGCACCGGTGCCCTGGGTAACCCCCGCCCTCATGCAGCGGATTCAAACCCAAATTCTTGAGCCTGCCCTCAAGGGGCTACAGGCGCGGGGCATTCCCTACTGTGGGGTACTCTACGCGGGTCTGATGATTACCCCAGAAGGGGATCCCTACGTGGTGGAGTTTAACTGTCGCTTTGGGGATCCCGAGACGCAGGTGGTGCTGCCCCTGTTGGAAACACCCCTGATTGATCTGTTGCTGGCCTGTGTGGAGGGGCGGCTCGGCAGCTTTGAGCCATTGCGCTGGCGGGAAGCCGTGGCACTCTCGGTTGTGATGGCGGCGGGGGGGTATCCGGAACGCTATCGTAAAGGGGATGTCATTACGGGCATTGGGGCGGCCACCGCCCAAGGGGTGCAAATCTTCCATGCGGGAACGCGCTGGCACGAGGGAGAATGGCTCACCAATGGCGGGCGGGTGCTGAATGTCACTGCC harbors:
- the purD gene encoding phosphoribosylamine--glycine ligase — translated: MNVIVIGSGGREHAIAWKLLESPQVSHVFCLPGNGGTACLDRCTNVAIEATDLAAIGQFAQDQQVDLVVVGPEVPLAAGVADNLRALGIPVFGPGQAGAQIEASKAWAKALMQEANIPTATAKVFTTYPEAIAYVQQQGAPIVIKADGLAAGKGVTVATTEAQAIAALERVFGGEFGAAGQQVVIESVLEGQEVSVLAVTDGQTIVPLLPAQDHKRIGEGDTGANTGGMGVYAPVPWVTPALMQRIQTQILEPALKGLQARGIPYCGVLYAGLMITPEGDPYVVEFNCRFGDPETQVVLPLLETPLIDLLLACVEGRLGSFEPLRWREAVALSVVMAAGGYPERYRKGDVITGIGAATAQGVQIFHAGTRWHEGEWLTNGGRVLNVTAIAANFATAKAKAYAAVEAIHFADAYYRRDIGYRILEA